One window of Micropterus dolomieu isolate WLL.071019.BEF.003 ecotype Adirondacks linkage group LG13, ASM2129224v1, whole genome shotgun sequence genomic DNA carries:
- the pkn3 gene encoding serine/threonine-protein kinase N2 isoform X3, whose amino-acid sequence MSGLTLQSGNLQGLDEGDILDPVFQQRLEDARTLLRQEIQRELKIKEAAERMRRAVTNRKSAADVEGQLKASSRKLERLHWELQELNARSMATEKDSSAAGCLEEVDNQSAESCQWEEVTSPLASRIRTLKKQLTMETKVKQGAENMIQTYTNSSVKDRKMLSTAQQMLQDSRTKIELLRMQIIKVNQVRDEERDGSHGHPVEMISPLELRVAELMHHMNIESAVAEGAKNVVRQLSGRKFQDRRTLAEAQARMQESSQKVDLLRLSLERRLNELPEDHPQHAAIKEKLVLGTSPSYGTPKKQSDTPSSSSSSSFFKPASLTGRLEVCLMGCQDLLESVPGRVTSFLAPHVTLSEAKSLKVRAGLPGRSANGKTTKADELSSEVGVTLKVDNRIVGRTNWRQQGKEAWGQSFSIELERSRELEIAVSWRDWRELCGVKFLRLEDFLDNRRRGMCLQLEPQGILFLEVTFINPVIERRAKLQRQRRIFPKEKGKDFLRAAQMNMNFATWGRLMMSILPPPCSSLEPMSPPLAGTNTGPTSSSPSPAREPAVVSPNFTEDQPGWSPHRSRKNAKDSPLSPGENTSPKPKRQPSVHPPPKARGLQMEDFNCISVLGRGHFGKVLLAEYKKSGKLYAIKALKKGDIVTRDEVDSLICEKRIFEVINASQHPFLVNLYSCFQTADHVCFVMAYSPGGDLMTHIHTSIFTEKQARFYSSCVLLGLEFLHQNKIVYRDLKLDNLLMDADGYVRIADFGLCKEGMGHGDRTSTFCGTPEFLAPEVLTDNNYTRSVDWWGLGVLIYEMLVGESPFPGDDEEEVFDSIVNDDVRYPRFISPEAVSLIQKLLQKNPEIRLGGGEEDALPIKRHKFFQGMDWDALLAKKLKPPFLPVIKAPKDVSNFDEEFTRLKPVLTLPRTTCILTAEQQEIFADFDFSFMS is encoded by the exons TAGCCGCAAGCTGGAGAGGTTGCACTGGGAACTGCAGGAGCTCAATGCCAGGTCTATGGCCACAGAGAAGGACAGCTCCGCAG CAGGTTGCTTGGAGGAAGTAGACAACCAGTCAGCAGAGTCGTGTCAGTGGGAAGAGGTCACATCACCACTAGCCAGTCGAATCAGGACCCTGAAGAAACAGCTTACCATGGAGACCAAAGTCAAACAGGGTGCTGAGAACATGATCCAGACTTACACCAACAGCTCAGTCAAG GACAGGAAGATGCTGTCTACAGCCCAGCAAATGTTACAGGACAGCCGCACTAAGATTGAGCTGCTGCGCATGCAGATTATCAAAGTCAATCAAGTCAGAGACGAGGAGCGAGATGGCTCGCATG GTCACCCTGTGGAGATGATTAGTCCTCTGGAGCTACGGGTGGCTGAACTCATGCACCACATGAATATTGAATCGGCCGTAGCGGAAGGCGCCAAAAATGTGGTGAGGCAGCTGAGTGGGCGTAAGTTCCAGGACCGCCGCACACTTGCAGAG GCCCAAGCACGAATGCAAGAGTCATCTCAGAAGGTGGACTTGTTACGTCTCTCCCTGGAGAGACGCTTGAATGAGCTGCCTGAGGACCATCCCCAACATGCTGCCATTAAGGAGAAACTAGTGTTGGGAACCTCACCTTCCTACGGCACACCAAAGAAGCAGTCCGACACtccatcctcttcctcttcttcctccttcttcaaACCAGCCAGTCTAACAG GTCGGTTGGAGGTATGTTTGATGGGCTGCCAAGACCTGTTGGAGTCTGTTCCGGGCCGTGTGACCAGTTTCTTGGCCCCCCATGTGACCCTATCAGAAGCAAAGTCTCTGAAGGTTAGAGCTGGCTTACCGGGACGCAGTGCCAATGGCAAAACAACCAAGGCTGATGAGCTGTCCT CGGAGGTAGGCGTTACGCTGAAGGTGGACAACAGGATAGTGGGGCGCACAAACTGGAGACAGCAGGGCAAAGAGGCCTGGGGCCAGAGCTTCAGCATCGAACTGGAACGG TCCAGGGAGCTGGAAATAGCTGTGTCCTGGAGAGACTGGCGAGAGTTATGTGGGGTGAAGTTCCTGCGACTGGAGGACTTCCTGGATAACCGCCGGCGTGGCATGTGTCTCCAGCTGGAGCCCCAGGGCATCCTCTTCTTGGAG GTGACATTTATAAATCCTGTCATTGAACGGCGCGCCAAGCTCCAGCGGCAGAGGAGGATTTTCCCTAAAGAAAAAG ggAAGGACTTCCTGCGTGCTGCCCAGATGAACATGAACTTTGCCACTTGGGGCCGTTTGATGATGAGCATCCTACCTCCTCCCTGCAGCTCCTTAGAACCCATGAGCCCCCCCTTAGCAGGCACCAACACTGGCCCCACATCATCCAGCCCCTCTCCGGCACG AGAACCTGCTGTGGTAAGTCCAAACTTTACCGAAGATCAACCCGGCTGGTCTCCTCACCGCTCAAGAAAGAACGCGAAAGACTCCCCACTG TCCCCTGGTGAGAACACGAGCCCAAAGCCCAAGCGACAACCCTCAGTTCATCCACCCCCAAA GGCCAGAGGACTTCAGATGGAAGACTTCAACTGCATTTCAGTTCTGGGAAGAGGTCACTTTGGAAAG GTGCTACTAGCAGAGTATAAGAAGTCAGGTAAACTGTACGCCATCAAAGCCCTGAAGAAAGGAGACATTGTGACTCGTGACGAAGTGGACAG ccTCATATGTGAAAAGAGGATCTTTGAAGTGATCAACGCCTCACAACATCCTTTCCTAGTGAACCTGTACAGCTGCTTCCAGACTGCAGACCACGTGTGCTTTGTGATGGCCTACTCCCCTGGAGGAGACCTCatgacacacattcacaccagCATCTTCACTGAGAAACAGGCCAG gTTTTATTCGTCGTGTGTGTTGCTCGGCCTGGAGTTTCTCCATCAAAACAAAATAGTATACAG ggATCTGAAGCTGGATAATCTGCTCATGGATGCTGATGGTTATGTCAGGATAGCAGACTTTGGCTTGTGCAAAGAAG GTATGGGCCACGGGGATCGCACCTCAACATTCTGTGGCACACCAGAGTTTCTGGCCCCAGAGGTGCTGACAGACAACAACTACACCCGCAGTGTGGACTGGTGGGGGCTGGGGGTCCTCATCTATGAGATGCTGGTGGGGGAG TCTCCTTTCCCaggtgatgatgaggaagagGTGTTTGACAGCATCGTCAACGATGACGTGCGCTACCCTCGCTTCATTTCTCCTGAGGCTGTGTCCCTCATTCAAAAG CTGCTGCAGAAAAATCCTGAGATAAGActtggaggaggagaggaagacgcCTTGCCGATCAAGAGACACAAATTCTTTCAG GGAATGGACTGGGACGCTCTCCTGGCCAAAAAGCTGAAGCCTCCCTTCCTGCCAGTCATCAAGGCGCCCAAGGACGTCAGTAACTTCGACGAGGAGTTCACTCGCCTCAAGCCAGTCCTCACCCTCCCACGAACAACCTGCATCCTCACCGCCGAGCAGCAAGAAATCTTTGCTGACTTTGACTTCTCTTTCATGAGTTGA
- the pkn3 gene encoding serine/threonine-protein kinase N2 isoform X1, with protein MSGLTLQSGNLQGLDEGDILDPVFQQRLEDARTLLRQEIQRELKIKEAAERMRRAVTNRKSAADVEGQLKASSRKLERLHWELQELNARSMATEKDSSAAGCLEEVDNQSAESCQWEEVTSPLASRIRTLKKQLTMETKVKQGAENMIQTYTNSSVKDRKMLSTAQQMLQDSRTKIELLRMQIIKVNQVRDEERDGSHGHPVEMISPLELRVAELMHHMNIESAVAEGAKNVVRQLSGRKFQDRRTLAEAQARMQESSQKVDLLRLSLERRLNELPEDHPQHAAIKEKLVLGTSPSYGTPKKQSDTPSSSSSSSFFKPASLTGRLEVCLMGCQDLLESVPGRVTSFLAPHVTLSEAKSLKVRAGLPGRSANGKTTKADELSSEVGVTLKVDNRIVGRTNWRQQGKEAWGQSFSIELERSRELEIAVSWRDWRELCGVKFLRLEDFLDNRRRGMCLQLEPQGILFLEVTFINPVIERRAKLQRQRRIFPKEKGKDFLRAAQMNMNFATWGRLMMSILPPPCSSLEPMSPPLAGTNTGPTSSSPSPAREPAVVSPNFTEDQPGWSPHRSRKNAKDSPLSPGENTSPKPKRQPSVHPPPNRARGLQMEDFNCISVLGRGHFGKVLLAEYKKSGKLYAIKALKKGDIVTRDEVDSLICEKRIFEVINASQHPFLVNLYSCFQTADHVCFVMAYSPGGDLMTHIHTSIFTEKQARFYSSCVLLGLEFLHQNKIVYRDLKLDNLLMDADGYVRIADFGLCKEGMGHGDRTSTFCGTPEFLAPEVLTDNNYTRSVDWWGLGVLIYEMLVGESPFPGDDEEEVFDSIVNDDVRYPRFISPEAVSLIQKLLQKNPEIRLGGGEEDALPIKRHKFFQGMDWDALLAKKLKPPFLPVIKAPKDVSNFDEEFTRLKPVLTLPRTTCILTAEQQEIFADFDFSFMS; from the exons TAGCCGCAAGCTGGAGAGGTTGCACTGGGAACTGCAGGAGCTCAATGCCAGGTCTATGGCCACAGAGAAGGACAGCTCCGCAG CAGGTTGCTTGGAGGAAGTAGACAACCAGTCAGCAGAGTCGTGTCAGTGGGAAGAGGTCACATCACCACTAGCCAGTCGAATCAGGACCCTGAAGAAACAGCTTACCATGGAGACCAAAGTCAAACAGGGTGCTGAGAACATGATCCAGACTTACACCAACAGCTCAGTCAAG GACAGGAAGATGCTGTCTACAGCCCAGCAAATGTTACAGGACAGCCGCACTAAGATTGAGCTGCTGCGCATGCAGATTATCAAAGTCAATCAAGTCAGAGACGAGGAGCGAGATGGCTCGCATG GTCACCCTGTGGAGATGATTAGTCCTCTGGAGCTACGGGTGGCTGAACTCATGCACCACATGAATATTGAATCGGCCGTAGCGGAAGGCGCCAAAAATGTGGTGAGGCAGCTGAGTGGGCGTAAGTTCCAGGACCGCCGCACACTTGCAGAG GCCCAAGCACGAATGCAAGAGTCATCTCAGAAGGTGGACTTGTTACGTCTCTCCCTGGAGAGACGCTTGAATGAGCTGCCTGAGGACCATCCCCAACATGCTGCCATTAAGGAGAAACTAGTGTTGGGAACCTCACCTTCCTACGGCACACCAAAGAAGCAGTCCGACACtccatcctcttcctcttcttcctccttcttcaaACCAGCCAGTCTAACAG GTCGGTTGGAGGTATGTTTGATGGGCTGCCAAGACCTGTTGGAGTCTGTTCCGGGCCGTGTGACCAGTTTCTTGGCCCCCCATGTGACCCTATCAGAAGCAAAGTCTCTGAAGGTTAGAGCTGGCTTACCGGGACGCAGTGCCAATGGCAAAACAACCAAGGCTGATGAGCTGTCCT CGGAGGTAGGCGTTACGCTGAAGGTGGACAACAGGATAGTGGGGCGCACAAACTGGAGACAGCAGGGCAAAGAGGCCTGGGGCCAGAGCTTCAGCATCGAACTGGAACGG TCCAGGGAGCTGGAAATAGCTGTGTCCTGGAGAGACTGGCGAGAGTTATGTGGGGTGAAGTTCCTGCGACTGGAGGACTTCCTGGATAACCGCCGGCGTGGCATGTGTCTCCAGCTGGAGCCCCAGGGCATCCTCTTCTTGGAG GTGACATTTATAAATCCTGTCATTGAACGGCGCGCCAAGCTCCAGCGGCAGAGGAGGATTTTCCCTAAAGAAAAAG ggAAGGACTTCCTGCGTGCTGCCCAGATGAACATGAACTTTGCCACTTGGGGCCGTTTGATGATGAGCATCCTACCTCCTCCCTGCAGCTCCTTAGAACCCATGAGCCCCCCCTTAGCAGGCACCAACACTGGCCCCACATCATCCAGCCCCTCTCCGGCACG AGAACCTGCTGTGGTAAGTCCAAACTTTACCGAAGATCAACCCGGCTGGTCTCCTCACCGCTCAAGAAAGAACGCGAAAGACTCCCCACTG TCCCCTGGTGAGAACACGAGCCCAAAGCCCAAGCGACAACCCTCAGTTCATCCACCCCCAAA CAGGGCCAGAGGACTTCAGATGGAAGACTTCAACTGCATTTCAGTTCTGGGAAGAGGTCACTTTGGAAAG GTGCTACTAGCAGAGTATAAGAAGTCAGGTAAACTGTACGCCATCAAAGCCCTGAAGAAAGGAGACATTGTGACTCGTGACGAAGTGGACAG ccTCATATGTGAAAAGAGGATCTTTGAAGTGATCAACGCCTCACAACATCCTTTCCTAGTGAACCTGTACAGCTGCTTCCAGACTGCAGACCACGTGTGCTTTGTGATGGCCTACTCCCCTGGAGGAGACCTCatgacacacattcacaccagCATCTTCACTGAGAAACAGGCCAG gTTTTATTCGTCGTGTGTGTTGCTCGGCCTGGAGTTTCTCCATCAAAACAAAATAGTATACAG ggATCTGAAGCTGGATAATCTGCTCATGGATGCTGATGGTTATGTCAGGATAGCAGACTTTGGCTTGTGCAAAGAAG GTATGGGCCACGGGGATCGCACCTCAACATTCTGTGGCACACCAGAGTTTCTGGCCCCAGAGGTGCTGACAGACAACAACTACACCCGCAGTGTGGACTGGTGGGGGCTGGGGGTCCTCATCTATGAGATGCTGGTGGGGGAG TCTCCTTTCCCaggtgatgatgaggaagagGTGTTTGACAGCATCGTCAACGATGACGTGCGCTACCCTCGCTTCATTTCTCCTGAGGCTGTGTCCCTCATTCAAAAG CTGCTGCAGAAAAATCCTGAGATAAGActtggaggaggagaggaagacgcCTTGCCGATCAAGAGACACAAATTCTTTCAG GGAATGGACTGGGACGCTCTCCTGGCCAAAAAGCTGAAGCCTCCCTTCCTGCCAGTCATCAAGGCGCCCAAGGACGTCAGTAACTTCGACGAGGAGTTCACTCGCCTCAAGCCAGTCCTCACCCTCCCACGAACAACCTGCATCCTCACCGCCGAGCAGCAAGAAATCTTTGCTGACTTTGACTTCTCTTTCATGAGTTGA
- the pkn3 gene encoding serine/threonine-protein kinase N2 isoform X2: MSGLTLQSGNLQGLDEGDILDPVFQQRLEDARTLLRQEIQRELKIKEAAERMRRAVTNRKSAADVEGQLKASSRKLERLHWELQELNARSMATEKDSSAGCLEEVDNQSAESCQWEEVTSPLASRIRTLKKQLTMETKVKQGAENMIQTYTNSSVKDRKMLSTAQQMLQDSRTKIELLRMQIIKVNQVRDEERDGSHGHPVEMISPLELRVAELMHHMNIESAVAEGAKNVVRQLSGRKFQDRRTLAEAQARMQESSQKVDLLRLSLERRLNELPEDHPQHAAIKEKLVLGTSPSYGTPKKQSDTPSSSSSSSFFKPASLTGRLEVCLMGCQDLLESVPGRVTSFLAPHVTLSEAKSLKVRAGLPGRSANGKTTKADELSSEVGVTLKVDNRIVGRTNWRQQGKEAWGQSFSIELERSRELEIAVSWRDWRELCGVKFLRLEDFLDNRRRGMCLQLEPQGILFLEVTFINPVIERRAKLQRQRRIFPKEKGKDFLRAAQMNMNFATWGRLMMSILPPPCSSLEPMSPPLAGTNTGPTSSSPSPAREPAVVSPNFTEDQPGWSPHRSRKNAKDSPLSPGENTSPKPKRQPSVHPPPNRARGLQMEDFNCISVLGRGHFGKVLLAEYKKSGKLYAIKALKKGDIVTRDEVDSLICEKRIFEVINASQHPFLVNLYSCFQTADHVCFVMAYSPGGDLMTHIHTSIFTEKQARFYSSCVLLGLEFLHQNKIVYRDLKLDNLLMDADGYVRIADFGLCKEGMGHGDRTSTFCGTPEFLAPEVLTDNNYTRSVDWWGLGVLIYEMLVGESPFPGDDEEEVFDSIVNDDVRYPRFISPEAVSLIQKLLQKNPEIRLGGGEEDALPIKRHKFFQGMDWDALLAKKLKPPFLPVIKAPKDVSNFDEEFTRLKPVLTLPRTTCILTAEQQEIFADFDFSFMS; the protein is encoded by the exons TAGCCGCAAGCTGGAGAGGTTGCACTGGGAACTGCAGGAGCTCAATGCCAGGTCTATGGCCACAGAGAAGGACAGCTCCGCAG GTTGCTTGGAGGAAGTAGACAACCAGTCAGCAGAGTCGTGTCAGTGGGAAGAGGTCACATCACCACTAGCCAGTCGAATCAGGACCCTGAAGAAACAGCTTACCATGGAGACCAAAGTCAAACAGGGTGCTGAGAACATGATCCAGACTTACACCAACAGCTCAGTCAAG GACAGGAAGATGCTGTCTACAGCCCAGCAAATGTTACAGGACAGCCGCACTAAGATTGAGCTGCTGCGCATGCAGATTATCAAAGTCAATCAAGTCAGAGACGAGGAGCGAGATGGCTCGCATG GTCACCCTGTGGAGATGATTAGTCCTCTGGAGCTACGGGTGGCTGAACTCATGCACCACATGAATATTGAATCGGCCGTAGCGGAAGGCGCCAAAAATGTGGTGAGGCAGCTGAGTGGGCGTAAGTTCCAGGACCGCCGCACACTTGCAGAG GCCCAAGCACGAATGCAAGAGTCATCTCAGAAGGTGGACTTGTTACGTCTCTCCCTGGAGAGACGCTTGAATGAGCTGCCTGAGGACCATCCCCAACATGCTGCCATTAAGGAGAAACTAGTGTTGGGAACCTCACCTTCCTACGGCACACCAAAGAAGCAGTCCGACACtccatcctcttcctcttcttcctccttcttcaaACCAGCCAGTCTAACAG GTCGGTTGGAGGTATGTTTGATGGGCTGCCAAGACCTGTTGGAGTCTGTTCCGGGCCGTGTGACCAGTTTCTTGGCCCCCCATGTGACCCTATCAGAAGCAAAGTCTCTGAAGGTTAGAGCTGGCTTACCGGGACGCAGTGCCAATGGCAAAACAACCAAGGCTGATGAGCTGTCCT CGGAGGTAGGCGTTACGCTGAAGGTGGACAACAGGATAGTGGGGCGCACAAACTGGAGACAGCAGGGCAAAGAGGCCTGGGGCCAGAGCTTCAGCATCGAACTGGAACGG TCCAGGGAGCTGGAAATAGCTGTGTCCTGGAGAGACTGGCGAGAGTTATGTGGGGTGAAGTTCCTGCGACTGGAGGACTTCCTGGATAACCGCCGGCGTGGCATGTGTCTCCAGCTGGAGCCCCAGGGCATCCTCTTCTTGGAG GTGACATTTATAAATCCTGTCATTGAACGGCGCGCCAAGCTCCAGCGGCAGAGGAGGATTTTCCCTAAAGAAAAAG ggAAGGACTTCCTGCGTGCTGCCCAGATGAACATGAACTTTGCCACTTGGGGCCGTTTGATGATGAGCATCCTACCTCCTCCCTGCAGCTCCTTAGAACCCATGAGCCCCCCCTTAGCAGGCACCAACACTGGCCCCACATCATCCAGCCCCTCTCCGGCACG AGAACCTGCTGTGGTAAGTCCAAACTTTACCGAAGATCAACCCGGCTGGTCTCCTCACCGCTCAAGAAAGAACGCGAAAGACTCCCCACTG TCCCCTGGTGAGAACACGAGCCCAAAGCCCAAGCGACAACCCTCAGTTCATCCACCCCCAAA CAGGGCCAGAGGACTTCAGATGGAAGACTTCAACTGCATTTCAGTTCTGGGAAGAGGTCACTTTGGAAAG GTGCTACTAGCAGAGTATAAGAAGTCAGGTAAACTGTACGCCATCAAAGCCCTGAAGAAAGGAGACATTGTGACTCGTGACGAAGTGGACAG ccTCATATGTGAAAAGAGGATCTTTGAAGTGATCAACGCCTCACAACATCCTTTCCTAGTGAACCTGTACAGCTGCTTCCAGACTGCAGACCACGTGTGCTTTGTGATGGCCTACTCCCCTGGAGGAGACCTCatgacacacattcacaccagCATCTTCACTGAGAAACAGGCCAG gTTTTATTCGTCGTGTGTGTTGCTCGGCCTGGAGTTTCTCCATCAAAACAAAATAGTATACAG ggATCTGAAGCTGGATAATCTGCTCATGGATGCTGATGGTTATGTCAGGATAGCAGACTTTGGCTTGTGCAAAGAAG GTATGGGCCACGGGGATCGCACCTCAACATTCTGTGGCACACCAGAGTTTCTGGCCCCAGAGGTGCTGACAGACAACAACTACACCCGCAGTGTGGACTGGTGGGGGCTGGGGGTCCTCATCTATGAGATGCTGGTGGGGGAG TCTCCTTTCCCaggtgatgatgaggaagagGTGTTTGACAGCATCGTCAACGATGACGTGCGCTACCCTCGCTTCATTTCTCCTGAGGCTGTGTCCCTCATTCAAAAG CTGCTGCAGAAAAATCCTGAGATAAGActtggaggaggagaggaagacgcCTTGCCGATCAAGAGACACAAATTCTTTCAG GGAATGGACTGGGACGCTCTCCTGGCCAAAAAGCTGAAGCCTCCCTTCCTGCCAGTCATCAAGGCGCCCAAGGACGTCAGTAACTTCGACGAGGAGTTCACTCGCCTCAAGCCAGTCCTCACCCTCCCACGAACAACCTGCATCCTCACCGCCGAGCAGCAAGAAATCTTTGCTGACTTTGACTTCTCTTTCATGAGTTGA